The genomic segment AATGATATAGCAAGTACCTcaaaacagtgtgtgtgtgcaggcaaCATCATATATAGATTATCCATTGGCAAGGGTAGATTACTGGATGAGGGAAGAAGCCAGATTCCCTTGATTCATATGCCAGCTCTGTACTCAGCTATTGAGGGGCACTTTGAATAGGTTACTTGATTTTTCTATGCCTCAGTTaactatctgtgaaatggggagaatATACTACCTGTGTCATTGATTGTTACATGATTAACTACGTGAATGCTGAGAAGACTGTCTAAGCCATTTGAAGCACTTCATGGGTGTTAACCATATAGATGCCTATGACCCACACAACAATCTTAGAATTATACTCCAGGGAAACCAATGAATATGTTCACCTAAACACATGTACAGAATATTCACCATTGAATTATTTGCAAtagtataaaactgaaaacaactcatTTTTTCCTCAACACATTAAATCAGGAGCTGACACACTTTTCCTTACAGTGATAAGTAGTGCACATTTTTAAGATTTGTGGGCTATACAATTTTCCACAAGCACTGAGATTGGCCTTTGTTTCATAAGAGAAACCATCGACAATATGTAAAGAAATGGTGCATCGCAGCTTCAATAACACTTCACGTGCTGTAGTTTGATGACCCGTGGTCTAGATTTGACAAATTACTTCATGATAAGTTCGTACAttcaaaaactaaacaacaacGAAGATGAATGAACTGCTTCCACATGCAACAGCACAGAGAAATTTTACAGACATAATGTTGAGTGAACAAGCCAGACAAAGATGGGTAAAAAATTACATGGTTTGACTACTGTaaacctcaaaagcataaaaactgATCAAGCATACTGGACATCAATCTGTGATGGGTGTGGGTACATTTTCTGAGATGCTAGTAacgttctttttcttttggtttggttCTGGGTGCACACGCTCATGTATTTTTTCCTCAGCGACCACTCTTTCAGTGACTTCTGCTACAGCACAGCAACTGGACCCAGAACGCTTGTAGGTTTCATTGCCAAGAAGTGAGTTCCCTTCAGTTGCTACTCTCTGCAATGCTTGATCTTCTGCACCTTTGCACAGTCTCAGTGTCTGAAGTTCGTGGTGATGGCCCAGGATGGGCACAAGGCCAGTAGCAACCCCTTCCTTTTTATGTTACCCATGTCCAGCAGAGTGTGGACCCTGCTCATGGCTGGGGAGCTCATGGTGGGAATTGCAGATGCTCCAGTTtcttatatacacacattttcaaaatattattataaaatttacaaagCATATGACTTTCATATAAACTACTTCATTAAATAATTGTCTTTTCTCACCAGAAAGTACTACCTCACTTACATATAAGAGGTATTTTTAGCAGCCTTCAGTCACTACTTTCCTTGTTCCTGACCCAGGAAGCCTTACTGAACTGGTTTTCCCTGGTGACATTGTCCTGTGCTGCACTTTGTCATAAAGACCCAAGCCTCAGGGGCAAACAGCCGTTATCTGGAAGGAGGAGATTGTGAGTAGACTGTTCTCTATGCAGCACTGGGTGTGGGATGCCTGGGATATCAGGGAAACCCTGTAGATATAAAAAATCTTTTCTCCCTTGTTTGCTCTGAAGTCTTAAATTGTGTTGTGAATCTTCCCCCTTCCACGTGTAGTTAAAGAAAGTCAGTGTATGAGAACATAAAGCTTTTGGGAATGAATTTAAATTATCTACTTTTGGACAATATGTTGCTCTCCATACTCCGGATGTCATGGGGAGTGGGAGTTACACTACAGGGGCTCCCAGTTTCTGAAGATCACCTTTGGATCCTGCTGGAAGGGGGTATCCCCTGAGGCAGCTGGCATCCCTGGAGACAGGGAGCACCTGAGGGGAaaatgagggtggggaggaatcTGAGGAAGGTGACCAAGGAGGACTgtgcctcctccacacacaccccaggGAAATAAGACAATGGTAGTGGAGCTCTTTGGTCCCCCAGGTACAGCACTCTCTTGTGTTTACCTGGTGGAAAAATACTTAGGTGGTTATTCAACACACCTAACAGTTTTTTAAGTCTGTAGTTCTTTCTCAATCACCCTGCCTGTAGAAAAATAACACATGACAAAACATATAATTAATTGTATATGCCACATATTCCTGAGAGACCGTGTTCAATGCCCAGGGAGCAGACACAGAGACAGCCAAATAACACAGctcagtggggaggcagggctgagcccTCCTGCAGACAGACTGGGTGGACCACAGAAGTCAGTGGTCCTGGACACACACAGGGACTTGCTGTTCGTCTGATGTCTCTACtagatttctctaatttttatcatCATTGGAGTGAATGAATGCTATGAAATCTATAAAGGGTATGTAAtgttatacaaaattttaattacttttatcatTCTAACTATATTAAAGACATATACATAAATGGtaggaaatacaatgaaaagcAAGCATGGATTGAGGAGGTGGGAAGACaagtactttgtatattttagaagaaatatttccttttattaagcAAAGCATGTTAAAAGATGTGTCTTCAGGAACACATCTATTCAAATGACTTTGTGCCCAGGGTTTGCAGAAATACCCATGGATACTACATCACtaatcagattttctttttctgttcttctatCTTCCACTCCACTGTCATTATATTTTCACAGAACAGAAGGGGTCACATATGACATACATGACATAATTGATTGGGTAAATTAGAACAGAGGGACATAGAACATATTGGCCCCCCAAAGACCAATTCTTTTAAAGCAGAGAGGCAGATTTCAGAGCTACGTAAGGAAAATAGGgatcaaagaaaacaagaaccaaaatttcaaattttagggAAATGAAGACATAGTTCAATGTGAATTCTCTCTGAATTTACTGGGCTGTGGACACATGAGAACTTTTATCCTGTGACTGACACATCTGTTCTGTTGGTGAATACATTGTGTGGATTCTAGTTGATTAGAGGAAAATGACTCACACAGAAATACAACAACCCTTTCTTACCTCTCTGTCACCCCTGAGACCAGCATGCCTGGAGTCAGGTCCCAAACACTCTGCAGAAGCTCTGCGGAACCACAGCCGCTGTCAGAGGGAGCATGGTTAGCCCAGGCCTATTCCAGTCTAACTCTCACCCATGGGGaccctccagcctcttcccaAGCACCACCAACCTCCTGCTCCAGGGGGTCCTGAATCACAGACTATCTCTCTCCCTGGCTGTGGAGACTGGAAGGACATGAGGGGTGAGTAGGGATTAGGGGAATGTTCCATCCAGACACCACCATGTCTCTGCCCATCCACAATTCTAAcagtgaaggaaaataaaacaacatatccACTCTTTGTACCTCTCAGCTAACTGTGCTTCTCAATTACAGGATGTAACACAGGCTCCACAATACTGAAAAACAGCAACAATCTTATCAGAAGAGTGGGTAACTGAAACAATTAATTTAAGAACTATTGCCTCAGCTATGAGAACATTAATTTCTTAATCTCTAAGAAAGGAGTTACAAAAATTACCATAAATAGTACATAGGTTGGTATGGAAATAGCATGATTTAATGAAAAAGTATGCCACAAACTTGGTATAATGCTATGTAAATGTAAGAGATATGATCATTAACCTGTATTGATTTACATTATATATCAGGTGTTTCCAAAGAgtcagatttcctcaagaagttcTGGCATTGTTTACTTGTTTTCCTAATGACTGAGAAATAGAGAGAATCAGCAATTTAACTGATAAGATAGATGATGTTAACACTGCacatccttttccttcctccacaaCCAGGGATTGCCaacctgagtgatggctgttgaGAACTGCACCGTGTTCACGGACTTCATACTCTTAGGACTCTCTGGCAGGCGGGATGTGCAGCAGGGGCTCTTTGTGCTCTTCCTGCTGGTTTATGGCATCACGGTGATTGCCAACCTAGGGATGATCCTGCTGATCAGCATGGATGCCCGActccacacgcccatgtattATTTCCTGAGCAATCTCTCTTTCTGTGATATCTGCTACTCCTCCTCTGTCTGTCCCAAGATGCTGGCTGATTTCTTATCTGAGCAAAAGAAGATTGCATATAATTTATGCATGGCTCAAATGTTTTTTGGAGCCTTTGCAGATGCAGAATGTGTCATGCTGTCTGTCATGGCATATGACCGTTACATAGCCATTTGTAATCCCCTTCTGTATACAGTGACCATGTCCAGGAGAGTGTGCCTCCAGCTTGTAGCCACTGCCTACATCGCAGGTTTTATAGATATGGCAATCTTCACCTCTTGCACTTTCCCGTTATCATTCTGTAATTCCAATATCATCgatcactttttctgtgacatcCCTCCCTTATTAGCCCTTTCTGCTTCAGACACAACCACCAGTGAAACAGCAATGACTGTTTCCTGTAGTTATGTTGTGGGGTTCAGCATCATCACTGTCCACCTTTCCTACAGCTACATCATAACTACCATCCTTCGCATCAAATCTGCCACAGGCAGACGCAAAGCCTTCtctacctgtgcctcccactTAACCACTGTGGCTATATTTTATGGGACGCTCCTCTTCATGTATTTCCGACCCAGCTCCAGTTACTCCGTGCACACGGACAAAGTGGCCTCTGTTTTCTACACAGTTGTCATCCCCATGTTAAACCCACTCATCTACAGTTTGAGGAATAAGGATGTGAAAGGTGCCCTGAAAAAAGTAGTTGGCAATAAATTATGTTCTGACTGAAGCCATGTTTTCACCGAAGGTGTTTATTGGAAGATCCTGACAGCTATAGTTCAGGTATTTGATATACattattatgtgttcaccagagCCTAATGATAAGTATTTTTCACTGCTTATCATTGTTTCTAAATTAAACATAGGGAACAGTCATTATTGTTCTTAATCTTCTCCACAAGCTAAGGGAGACTAGTAATACATAAACTTCTCTGTGTTTCAAAGAGGAttttatccctcccttctccattcATCGGTAAGTCCCAGTGAGACATCATGGGCTGAGAACCCCTCTGCCCATGTCAATTCAACTCAACCTCCCAAGGGTCCATTTTGTTAAAGAATGGTTGTAATAAACTTGCTCATTCAGGGGCCGTTTATAGGATAAAATGGGTTTGTTTGTCTCATTCCTATGTAAttatctctctctataaatattgTACCATAACACCTACAGATATaagtagtaaataaataaataagaactttaaaaatgctCTGGCCCTAACTGAAAGTTTCATTCATGCATGaccttttccatttttgtcacAAATGTTTCTACCTGACTACTGACCATGCCCCGTTCCAGGTTGttatttgttgaatcaatgaatgagtgTCCTCTGCAAACTGAAGCAATAAAGAgcctttgtaaatttttaaaaaaatactgagctCCCTTTATTTTACGTTATTCTATGCTGGCATGTGCGTCTTAGACCAAGTTCATCAGTGCTCCTTGTCTTTCTGCCGATGCTGAACAAGTTTCAGGCACAGGGATCACATATAGAGAACTTACTGAAACCTCTATTTCTCATCATTCTGCCCcaaatttattaacaaatatcCAAAGGATCAGGAGCTGTAGATCCATATTGCACCTCAGAGTATGCACATCAGCCTATGGATTTCCCCTCTTGCCCTCACCGTGGAGAACAGACGTGACCCTATTGATACAGGTACAGAAATGCAGGAATGGAAGTTGGGCTTAATAACAGCGGGACCTCCTCAAGGTCACTGGAGAAGAAAACTGCATCTAGTAGTTCTCAGAGCTGCacactaattaaaacaaaattggaaCAAATGAATTGTCCAGTTGACACAGGGTAAATTGTAAAGGCAtagttataaacaaaaatatgtgttcaatggaaaaataaggaaaaatagtagtatttgtaataatttatctttgctgtctctttatctgtgaaataaactGCAACGATATTTTACACACAACTTTAATAGTGGTCATGTCTGAGTATGTCATCACTATTCCAATaacttaattaaattaattgcTTGTGTTGTTCTCCTTGTACTCAACTAACAATTACCagctatgaaaaacaaaacacaatttcaGATTCCAATGAgtgtttattttatgttatgttgtTGTCAGGAAGGGAACAAGGAGACTCTCTCTTCTGGGTCCAGAAGGACAGAGCACTGGGTGATAGAAGACTTCCCATCCAGGTCCCCATCCCCAGTGGTATCTCCCCTGCAGTGTATGAGAAGTGCTGAGAGTCACGTGCTTCCGAGCATGATATGAagaaaacaatacattaaaagccCACATTTTCAGCAGGTAACTTCTCTTCAATTACTGCTTGGAAAgagttttaagacaaaaatattttgttactcttaactcttttcttttataataccAAATAATCTCATTGTTATTCATAGAATATTTAGCACATTAGGACCTATCAATCTTTGTCCAAACCCCTTCCACTGTCAATTACTTtatgaaaaacatattaaatgtattcatatctataaaaatgaaatctctttATGTTGGATAAATTTGGATCAGATAGTTATGATTCACATATATGTTTAGGGAAGAAATACtccataaatttttctttacttttttcttcaaatatactGAAATAATAGCTTTTACATGTACTCAGCAAGTGGAATATTTGTTCCTGTTTATGTCTTACTTTCATATTCAGGGAATGAGGAAATGGGAGAGAGATTAAGATACGAACTGAACTTTGAAGTGAGACACACCTGAATTCAACTCTGTTCAAATCCTCTCCTGTCTCTAGTAAATtcgataaaaatttaaaaaaggagaaaaaaatccttttctccTTATCTGTGTAACCTTAGAGTACTTACCTCTTTTAAacctagtttcctcatctccttATCACGGGCTTATTATATACATCATGAggggaaatatatataaaaacagacatttatgatTGTTGAAAAGAGTTTCTAAGATCATACAGAGCCAACCATCTGCTCATCAGGAGCTAAAGCCCTGGTGCTGAAAGAAGAGACCGTGTCCTTCCTGGCCTCGTGTCAGGAAGGGAAGTCTCCAGGCTCCACCCTCATCTGCAGTGGAGCCTGCTCACCCCACAGTCAGACTCCTGTGTGCACCCTGCCTCAGCTAGTGTGGGGCTCTCTGCAATCCACCTCAGAACTTGCCTTTCCTGACCCTGCCTTCACTGTTTGAGCTGAGTAGAGGTTTCCTCATGGACACCTATGCTGGCCAGTCCATTCCCATGTGCAGGCCAAATCCCTGGACCCACTCTACTAGTCTAAACCCAGACCCCACACTGCCAAGAAAGGAGCTCAGATCATTAATCCCAGTGGACCTCAATTCATGGTGTTCTCTTTGTCCCCATCCCAAGGACTGTAATGACACTATTAGCTACAAAAATGAACCAATATTTATCTATTACAATGAACTCATGTACTCTGTACATTTTCTGCTCAGGATTTAGAAAACAGTATTTGATTCTCATCCCTCACAGGTCACCATTCCATTCTTCTCAACTGAAACCTCACTTTGGCCAGAGCCTGACCTCACCACTGATCTACACACACAAGTCCCTGTTTGGAAAGTTAGCTTCCATTGCAGTAAAGGGTACTGTAACCTAGATTATAACCCAACATACATGTTCACTATCAGAAGGCTTTCCTCACTACTCCATCCTCTCTCCCTTTACTGAAACTCACCTGAACtgtacaaggcctgtccagaaggtgtccagccacggaatatggaaaatagagacatttactgaagaagacacaagatacaagaaacactgtacatacgACAGTGACGTCTCAattcccttcaaagcaggcatcttaggacctcacacagttctcccaatagccatcatctgccctgtcatattttcctgaatctctgaGGGTCTGAAGCCTCTTCCATTTGAAAAGATTTTAGTTTTGCGAAAATCCATaagtcacagggcatcaaatcAGGGCTGGACGGGTCAGACGTTTAGTCAAACAACTCTTCATGATGCACAACATGTTGCAGGAGGGGTCACATTGTGGTGATGCAGCTGCCAGtcacctgttgcccatagctgcagccttcagaGTCATCCCAACAGTCTACACAGACGAATGATCAGCTTAACAtgaaatctgatgcagattctttgctctattggctcagtcactttgaatgtgatggccacaagCACACATGATCACTCAGGGGCATCTAcggccccactgactagtgcagggaagtggtcattgttcagtcatgctcattccagtccaagctccttggctgacaggttacatTTATGTGACACATACtgttcttatattaacaatgactggactcaTTCCACACACACTTGATATACTTTCTTTCAACTTACAGTCCTAATTTCAGTAGGTTTCTTTCCCCAGAACACAACCACACTGTCATCCCACCAAATGTAGgtttttcttcccatctctgaCTACTGAGCATAGTCTCCTTCAGTAATGTGTGCAATCAATCAGTGTTACATGTCAAATCCTTAACTATACTTGTTTATTTCCGCTCAGGCATTATTATCTCAAAACACAAGCACTACCCCGGGTGAGAGTTAGTATCTATGTATAGTAGTTCAAACTCATAGCTCTATAGTGGGAAAAATCTggttagcaatattttttaaaacaaaactgaaaaattctcATGATATCtatagttctttatttccactcaGGAATTTAATATCTCCAAACACAAGCACTACCAAGGATGAAGCGTCTATGTATAATAATCCAGGCAACAGCTCCGTGTGGTAAAAATTTGGTTAGCAAAATTTGataaatcaaaaatgaaataattctcaTGATCTCTATAAGTGCATGGTTCCATATCAAGAAGCAGCGCACTCAACTGAGCTTGAAATCTTCTGCAGAAACACATTCTGAACCGCAGAAGCAATTACAACATTCAGTCAGAGTGTCTCCTTCCATCTCACTCTACCTGTGACCTTCAACAAACCACTCTTTCTCTTCGGACCTCAGGTTCCACTCTGTCAAATGAGGGGTTTAAAAGTGAGTAATCTTATTCTTTATTCAAGTCACTGCATCCTGGGTTATAGTAACATGAGTCTGTCAGTGCACGTACCCACTGGGCATGATTGAGACAATGGCAGATGGCAGGGAACACACTCATACCAGGGGAATGCATTACAGCTGTAGGCCAGTCACACCTGAACTGGAAGTGGCAGTGATGGCAGGCAGACAGAGAGTTTGGGATGTGGGAGCCCCACTACCATCAAGCTGGTCTCCTTAACAGGCCTTCAATTCTGAATTTGCACTAGGAGACACACTTTATAAAAGTGAATATTCAACTTTCTTAGCTGTCAGGAATATCAAATACTCCAAATAATGGCTTCAATTAAAGGAAAAGATCCTCTTAGTTATTGGTGAGGATGTTCATTAAGGGACTCACACAAGGGCAGTGTGTTACTGCCAGGTGGATTGGCAGACTTCATAGAAAACTGTATGATGATATttactgaatttaaaatttatacacacacccacacacattttCAACTCCTGGTTTTATATACAAGATAAATGGGTGTTTATATCTACTAAAAGGTATTTCAGGAGTGTTCACACTAAAATTAGTAgtaataacaaaagagaaaacaactccACTGCCTACCATGCACATTAAAGTAGATGAAAAAGTAACAATATAGTTGTACAAACCTATGCTGTACACTAAACGGATTCCTCTTTGCAACTGAACGCAACAACATGAACAACTGCGTAACTGACTACAGCAGCACATGCTTTAGGTGTCTGCTTGTTCTTGATCCAAAACTACTCCTCCGtgaaaataaccaaaaatgtAGTTATTCCTTTGCATGGAGACACTAGTGATTTAAGAGGATTCCTGGTGCCCTGACGGATGGGGCTCAGTTTGATGGGTgtcatctgcaaagtgaaaggttgccagtttgattcccaatcagggcacagacACAGGTGGCAGGTTCATGCACTGTCGGAGCGTCTACAAGAGGGAACCAACTGCTCTTTCACTCTCacaacatgtttctctccctcattttctccctcctgtcccctctctctaatcaCAAatccataaaattttaaaatcttttttaaaaaggatatccTCAAGTAGAACTATTTGGTGATTCTGTTTTGGTGTTCTATTTGCTGTTTTAGTTTTGGTTACAAgggcatttattttaaatttgtctaGCTACATACTTATCATTTAAGTAATATCATGTACATTACATATCAAAAAGGTTCCCCAAAAAACAAATCTGTGTAAGCACCATTAGATTCTAAGAAACTCCAGAAATTTAATGTTGTAAAATGTTTAGTTCCAGTGCTGCcttgtttaaaattaaagttcAGTATACTCTTGTAATATAATGGAGCAACTAATAAGAaatatttctgtaataatatGTCATGTTGCTTATAAATGATCACTGTATTTTTAAGCAAGTATGTCTTATTCAAAATATGAGCACTTTCTTTGTTTATTgatgttcaactacagttgtctccaatttcccACACTACTCATGCCTTCCTTAccaatcccctccccaccctcgatcctatcctttggctttctccatgtgtccttcatgTATGGTCATTCATGACCCTTCCTCCATATTACTCCATTATTACACACACCCCGTCCCTTTGGTTTCTGatggttttttctttattttagtgtctctggttatgttttgcttgcttgtttgtttggttgattagattccacttgcAGGTGAGATctgatggtatttgtctttcaatgcctggcttagttcacttagcataattctctccagatccatccatgctgttgcaagagtaggagctccttctttctctctgctgtgtagtattccattgggtaattGTACCATAaattttgacccactcatttactggtagGCACTTGGGTGGCTTCCAAAACTTGGTTATTGGAAATTTTGCTGCTGagtattggggtgcatagcttcttttgaattgctgcTTCAGCATTCTTTGGGGATAACTCAAGCAGTGGtaccactgggtcaaaaggcagttccatttttagttttctgaggaaattccatggtgttttccagagtggctgcaccagtctgcattcccaccaacagtgcactcgggtttccttttctccacaacctcaccagcacttgtttgttgatttgtttatgatggtagctctgaccagtgtggagtggtatctctttgtggttttaatttgaatctctttAATGGCTAGCATCCTTttatgtgtctctgggccctctgtatgtcctttggagaattatctgttcaggtcctttgcccattttttaattgggttctttgtcttcttcGAGTAGAGTCttctgaattctttatatattttggagatcataccCTTCTCCGAGGtatcatttataaatacattttccaatacagtaggttcccttttcattttgctgatgttttctttagccgtgcagaagctttttattttgtttaagtcccattgtttattctttcattaatgtCCTCTGCTCAAGAGGAGATGTAGGTGAAAACATTactgcttggaatgtctgagatttcttgcctatgttttcctctaggacttttaatgTGTTGCCCCTTCTAATATTGTTTCCAGGAACAAGGAGACTAGTGAACCTTTTTTCCCTTGGTGCCGTTACAAAGCataaattcacagaaatggaattgtGGGGTCataagcagttttatttttaattgtttaaagtaTACTCCATAATGCTTTCTaccatggctgcaccaatctccaAGCTCACCAATAGTGCACGAGATATCCCTCTTCTCCACATGAAGGAAATACAAATGGTTGTAAGAAAATAGTACAAACAACTCTCTGCTAACAAATTGAGCTATCAGGACAAAatagataagttcctagaaacatacaatcttgcaacactgaatcaggaagaatcagagaatctgaatagacaggaTACAACTAGGGAAATTGAAGTAGTAACCGAAAACTCTCAACAAACCAACGTCTTGGACCAGACAgtctcacaggtgaattttaccaaacattcacaAAACACCTATTTTAAGCAACCTTTATGAGTTTAATGAAAATGTCCAAAAGACTCTACTTTACTTATTACCTCTAGGTTTCAATTTCTGTACCAATAATGAGTTTATTAGAAACAACTCAGGATGTATGCATCATAACATATATGATAATATATGGTGATTATTACACAACATAAACCATCTCACTCTGTTAAAAAGGCCAAAATCGACtgtcaaatattttctaatatttcctggatgcCTTCAgttctgcaccccattacaaatccctatgtTGGGCTGCCCTCTTGGCTGCACCATGATACACTCACATGTAACAGCTTGGAGAAATCTCATATACATAGAACTGAATGAACAGACGTGAGAGGATAAAAGCAGAAGACTATAATTCCATAcactttataaaaacatacacaactATTTGACAATTTGGCAGCGATTGTGTTACGGTCCACTAACAGTCGCGGAAAAGCTAGTTTTCTCGTTGTTCAGGGTTTGGATGCAGGCACATTTGAACTTTCAGTAACGTAGTTTttgaaatacacatatacatatcatTAAAAAGTTTTCCAAATACCAAAGACTACTTACTATCAGATGGTAGGCAATGGTCTGATTTCTGTTTtagatttctctaatttttatctttattggacTGAAAGTATGCTATTAAACCTATTACAGAGATTTTAAATTACTAACAGTTTCTTATCAACACACATTTTCAGAATATTATTGTAAAATTAACAAAGAATACAACTTCCATATAAAGTATTTCATTAAatg from the Desmodus rotundus isolate HL8 chromosome 5, HLdesRot8A.1, whole genome shotgun sequence genome contains:
- the LOC128780836 gene encoding olfactory receptor 5AR1 — translated: MAVENCTVFTDFILLGLSGRRDVQQGLFVLFLLVYGITVIANLGMILLISMDARLHTPMYYFLSNLSFCDICYSSSVCPKMLADFLSEQKKIAYNLCMAQMFFGAFADAECVMLSVMAYDRYIAICNPLLYTVTMSRRVCLQLVATAYIAGFIDMAIFTSCTFPLSFCNSNIIDHFFCDIPPLLALSASDTTTSETAMTVSCSYVVGFSIITVHLSYSYIITTILRIKSATGRRKAFSTCASHLTTVAIFYGTLLFMYFRPSSSYSVHTDKVASVFYTVVIPMLNPLIYSLRNKDVKGALKKSMHISLWISPLALTVENRRDPIDTGTEMQEWKLGLITAGPPQGHWRRKLHLVVLRAAH